AAGAGTATTACCGAGAACGATTTGTTTTAATCCACTTCGGGTTTGTAGTCCGTACGTAAGATTGCGGCGCGAGCGAAGCGAGCGCTAAAAAGAGTTTTTGTAAATCGTCGGAATAAAAACAAAAAGAATTTTCTAGCCCCGATTGTAGCGGCATCCTTTTTTGGTGATTGAGCGAAGCCGAAATCACCAAAAAAGATATAGCGGAAAGCGGGACGGGTCTCGAAAGAAAGCAAAAATCTCCTTGCTCCTAAATAAAAAATTAATAAACGCAGAAAGCAAAAGCCCACTGCCAAAAAGCATACATAAATGGAAGAAAACACTAACATCTGGTGGCTCAACGAAGAGTCCGAGCAAATGCTGAACCGCGGTTACCTTTTGAAAGGAGAAACCGTAAAAGGCGCCATCGAAAGAATTACAACGGCCGCAGCCAAAAGATTATACAAACCTGAACTTCAGCCGGCTTTCGAGGAAATGATAACCAAAGGCTGGATCAGTTTTTCCTCGCCGGTTTGGGCGAATATGGGAACGCAGCGCGGTTTGCCGATTTCATGTTTCAACGTTCATGTTCCCGATAATATCGAAGGAATTACCCACAAACTGGGCGAAGTGATTATGCAGACGAAAATAGGCGGCGGAACTTCCGGTTATTTCGGCGAGCTGAGAAATCGCGGGACTGCCGTAACCGATAACGGAAAATCTTCGGGTGCTGTTTCTTTCATGAAACTTTATGATACCGCGATGGACGTGGTTTCGCAGGGCGGTGTCCGACGTGGAGCTTTTGCCGCTTATCTGGATATTGATCACGGTGATATTGAAGAATTTCTTTCTATTAAAGATATCGGAAGCCCGATTCAGAACCTTTTTACGGGAATCTGTGTGCCTGATTACTGGATGCAGGATATGATCGATGGCGATATCGAAAAACGAAAAATCTGGGCGCGCGTTCTGGAAAGCCGTCAGCAGAAAGGTTTGCCGTATATTCTTTTCTCCGACAATGTGAATAGAAACAAGCCTCAGGTTTACAAAGATTTGGGAATGACCATCAATGCGAGTAACCTTTGCTCGGAAATTATGCTGCCGTCTTCCAAGGAAGAATCTTTTATCTGCTGTCTGTCTTCGATGAACCTTGAATTGTACGACGAATGGAAAGATACCGACGCCGTAAAACTGGCCATTTATTTCCTTGATGCGGTTTTATCTGAATTTATTGAAAAAACTGAAGGGAATTATTACCTCACAGGAGCCAGAAACTTCGCTTTACGCCACAGAGCACTTGGTTTGGGCGTTTTGGGTTATCATTCTTATCTGCAGAAAAACATGATTCCGTTTGAAAGTTTTGAAGCGACACAGTTTAACGCAAGGGCTTTCAGACAGATTAAAGAACAGTCGATTGCGGCATCACAGGAACTGGCCAATATTTATGGCGAACCGGAATTGCTGAAAGGTTACGGAATGCGGAATACCACCACCATGGCGATTGCTCCTACCACTTCAAGCTCTGCGATTTTGGGTCAGACTTCCCCTGGAATTGAGCCTTTTGCTTCGAATTATTACAAGGCAGGATTGGCAAAAGGAAATTTCATGCGTAAAAACAAATATTTGGCAAAACTCCTTCAGGAAAAAGGTCTTGATAACGAGGAAACGTGGAGAACAATCATGCTGAATCACGGTTCTGTACAGCATTTAAATGAGCTTACGGAAGAAGAAAAAGCAGTTTTCAAAACGTTCAGAGAAATTTCTCCGATGGAAATTATTTCTCAGGCAGCGCAAAGACAGCAGTATATCGATCAGGCGCAATCTCTGAATTTGCAGATTCCATCAACCATGCCGGTAAAAGACGTCAACTACCTTTACATCGAAGCCTGGAAAAAAGGCGTAAAAACTTTGTATTACCAAAGAAGTTCGTCTGTTTCCAAGGAAATGATGGTGAATTTTGTAACCTGCTCGAGTTGTGAAGCGTAAACAAAAATTTAGATAAGAAGCCTCAGAATTTTCTGAGGCTTTTTTGTTTTTTAAAATTTATTTTTCACCTCTGCCATTTCCGGGATATGGATTGAGGTCCCAAATTCTTTATTTAAATTTTCAATAAAATACGCGGAAAGCAGCGGCGAGGCTTTTTCAATGTTCTGGTGAACAAAGAAATAAAGTTTTTCCAAACCTTCTTCTTTCCATGTTTTTATTCTTTCAATCCAGTCGTCGAGTCTTGTGTAATCGCTCTCTGCGTTTGCACCGACATAACGGATAAACGCGACAGGCGTGGTAAGCCTCATGTGCAGCATATCCCTTCGTCCGGCAGTATCTACAATAATGTTTGTGATTTTATGTTTTTCAAAAAGATCACATATTTTATTAAAAATCTCTTGATCAGTAAACCATTCGTTATTGCGGAGTTCTATGGCAAGCGGTACCTCTTTCGGCCATTCCTGAACAAATTTTTCCAGTCTTTCGTAATCTTTCGGCTTGAAATTGTCGTGAAGTTGCAGAAAAACCATCCCGAGTTTCTCATCGAAATTTAAAACGGCAGTTGCAAACTGGGTCACGACATCAGTGATATTCAAAAGTCTCCGGAAATGCGAAACGGTATTGGTTATTTTCGGAAAAAATTTAAAATCTGCCGGCGTTTTCTCTTTCCAGGTCTGTACCTGATCGGGACTTGGCATACCGTAAAATGTCGCATTAAGTTCGATGGAATTAAACTGTTTTCCGTAATAGGTAAGTTCGTCTTTGGTACCTTTCGGATAAAATCCTTTAAGGTCGGTTTTGTTCCATTTTGCACATCCAATGGAGATTTCCAGGTTTCTAGATTTAGATTTTTTCAGGATTTCTGCAGTTTTCTGGTGATCTTTTGGGAGGGTAAAATCGATATTTGAAGGATCCTCAACTTGTCCGAATTTCATAAATATTGCTTTAAAAAATATTTTTAAAGTTAATGAAATTTTACAACAGAATGATTAGATTTGTGTGATGATGAAAATTTACACTGTTTTATTTATCCTGATTTTTTATTCGGCTGCTTTTGGGCAGAACGGTTTTAAAGAATTGAAAGACAAGGTAGAACAAAAAATAATTCATTCACAGAACCGCGAAGCTTTAGCCCTGATAAATTCGAATTATTCTAATTTCCGGGGGGATCAAAAAACAGAGCTAGACGTTATTAAAATGGAAATTCTAAACGAACTGGCTTTGGTAGATGAAGCTTTTTCGCTCTCTCAGGATATCCTTTCAAAACCGAATCTTCCCGTTGAATTAAAACTGAGAACTCACCTGCAGCGTGCATTGATTTTCGAAACGGCAATGAACAACCGAAGCTGTAAAGAAGAAATTAATAAGGCTGAATCGCTACTGAGTAACAATCCCGACCTGAAACCTGCACATTATACCTATTTTCTTCTAAGGCAGGCCTCGTATTACCGGGTTTTCGGTGATCATAAAAAGGCATTCCAGATTGCGGTAGAGGCGGAAAAATATGCGGAAGAAGTAAACGATAATAAAAACGGCGCCATGCTGAATATCTCTTTAGGATACAGTTCTTTTGAAAAACCTGGCGCAGCGCTGCAATACTTCCAGAAAGCACTTCGGCTTTATAAAAATTATGAGAACTACAGCGGCATGGCCGCAATGTATAACAACATCAGCGAATTTTACATCGGGCAGGATGATTACAAATCAGCCAACAGATACTCAGATTCAGCTGTTGCATTGGTGCCAAAGGTTGAAATTTTTTATATCGTAGGTCAGGTTCACAATACCAAAAGCAAGATATTGGAACATCAGAAAAACTATTTGGCGGCATTCAATCATTATAAAATCGCGACTGAATGGAACGAGAAGACCAATGTAGAGCAGCGCGATCTGAAAGTACAGGAATTGGATCTGCTGTACAACTCACAAAAAAACAAAATCCGTCAGGCCGAACTGGAAAATGACATGGTAAGTACCAAAAAATGGAACAGTTTGCTAACACTGCTCATCTCTCTGCTGGTGATTTTCATTCTTCTTCTGCTATATTCCCTGAGGCTGCTTTCGAAAACCAAGAAAAAAATCGAGTTTCAGAAACAAAGTATTTTTGCTAAAAATGCAGTATTGAAGAGAAACGTACAGGAAAAGGAATTTCTGGTGCGCGAACTGAACCACAGGGTGAAAAACAATCTTGCGGTTATTTTAAGTCTGATCGGTTTTCAGAAAGATGAAACGCAGAATGTGCTTTATAAACACAAGATCGAGCAACTCTATCTTCGGATCAACACGATTGCACTTGGGCATAACCTGTTTTCCTATAACATGAACAGTTTCGAGAAGTCCACGGTGGAAATCAAAGAATACTCCGAGAAAATTTTCGAGTCCCACATAGCGGGTTTTCCCAAAGAACTGCAGATTCAAAACGATTTACAGGAAATACTGCTCCCTGTAGATAAAGGGCTTTCTTATGGATTATTGCTAAATGAACTCGTGACTAATTCTCTGAAACATGCCGCGCCCGCACAGGGTCAGCCACTGAAAATTTCGCTTAATGTAGAAGAAAATAACGGTGTGGCTTATATGAAATATTGTGATAACGGAGTCTTTTTCGGAATCAATGATGACACCAACTCCATGGGACATTTCATTATCGATGCGATGGTGCAGCAACTCGACGGGACTTTTGAAAGAGAGGATTCCTGCTATCGTATCGTTTTTTCTGTAGACGGAAAAGCTTCACCCGGGGCGGAAAAAATAATTTCGGTAAAACGCTGACGGTCTACGCTAGAAATTCAATTTCCTTATCTATGAAATTTCCTTTTTCTACAAGCTTATTCATGGTTTTAAGCATTTTCTTTCTGAGTTTGGCGAGTCTGCGGATGTTTTTATCCTCGCTGTAATCGAAAATATTGTCCTCAAACGAAAAAGTATCACCTTCATTGAACGAAATATTGTGCTCCTTCATCTCCTTCAGCAACATAAGGTTAGTCATAGTTTCCAGCAGCGCATATTCTGTTGCAGCCATTTCTTTTAAAGACTTCAGGATCTGTTTTTTATATTTCTTCTTAGCTTTCATATCGATTATTTTTGAGTGTTGCAAAGTAAGGATTTTAAAGTGAATCACCTAAAAATATCGACTTAATATTGGATGATTTAAAAGGCTAATATTCCGGGAAATAAATTCATTATCTTTGTTTCGATATGGAGAAAACTGAACTCTTGATGCTAATTTCCCTGGCCAAGAAAAAAAATCAGAAATCGCAGACCAAACTCATTAATTCTTATTGGGTTGATGTTTTTAGTTTTATTATGAAAAAAGTTCAGGACGAAAATGTTGCCGATGAGATTACAGTCTCAGTCTTTTCTAAAGTACTTGCGAAACTCGACCTCTACGATCCCAATTTTCAGTTCAAAACCTGGATTCTTACCATTGCACAAAATACGGTGATTGATTACTGGCGAAAGAAAAACCGCGAAAACGAAGATTCTACAGACAGTTTCGAAGGCTTTAAAAACCAGTTCGCGCGTTCTCCCGAAGAACTTTTAATTTCCGAAGAAGAGCAAAAGCAGATTATCACCATTATCGAGAGTCTCGATTCCAATTATCAGGACATTATCCGTTTAAGGTTTTTTGAAGAAAAAAGCATTAAAGAAATTGCCGAAGAACTTAATTTAACCGTTGCCAACACTAAGGTTCGGATTATGCGCGCCAAGAAAGTTCTCGCCGAATTATTGAAAAACAAAGAATTCGAGGATTGAGAAAAGCAATTTCTTAATTCGTAAATTTGCACTTTATTTTTAAAATGAACGAAGCCATAATAGATACCACAGTACAGAAACCAAAATGGATCCGTGTAAAACTTCCGACCGGAAAAAATTACCGCGAACTCCGCACTTTGGTCGATAAATATAAGCTCAATACCATTTGCCAGAGCGGCAGCTGCCCGAATATGGGAGAATGTTGGGGCGAAGGAACAGCAACTTTTATGATTCTTGGGAATATCTGTACCCGAAGCTGCGGATTTTGCGGCGTGAAAACAGGTAAACCTCTGGATGTAAACTGGGACGAACCGGAAAAAGTGGCCCGCTCCATCAAATTAATGAAGATTAAGCACGCTGTCCTTACATCCGTAGACCGTGATGATTTGAAGGATATGGGTTCAATTCTTTGGGCTGAAACGGTAAATGCCGTACGCAGAATTTCACCCGGAACCACAATGGAAACCTTAATTCCGGATTTTCAGGGAATTACCAAACATATCGACCGCTTAATTGAGGTAGCTCCCGAAGTGATTTCCCATAATATGGAAACCGTTAAAAGGCTTACAAGAGAAGTGAGAATTCAGGCGAAATATGAAAGAAGTCTAGAGGTTTTACGCTATATGAAAGAAGCCGGCCAGAACCGGACGAAAACCGGATTGATGCTTGGTTTAGGCGAAGAAAGAGATGAAGTTTTCCAAAC
The window above is part of the Kaistella faecalis genome. Proteins encoded here:
- a CDS encoding RNA polymerase sigma factor, which translates into the protein MEKTELLMLISLAKKKNQKSQTKLINSYWVDVFSFIMKKVQDENVADEITVSVFSKVLAKLDLYDPNFQFKTWILTIAQNTVIDYWRKKNRENEDSTDSFEGFKNQFARSPEELLISEEEQKQIITIIESLDSNYQDIIRLRFFEEKSIKEIAEELNLTVANTKVRIMRAKKVLAELLKNKEFED
- a CDS encoding ribonucleoside-diphosphate reductase subunit alpha, whose protein sequence is MEENTNIWWLNEESEQMLNRGYLLKGETVKGAIERITTAAAKRLYKPELQPAFEEMITKGWISFSSPVWANMGTQRGLPISCFNVHVPDNIEGITHKLGEVIMQTKIGGGTSGYFGELRNRGTAVTDNGKSSGAVSFMKLYDTAMDVVSQGGVRRGAFAAYLDIDHGDIEEFLSIKDIGSPIQNLFTGICVPDYWMQDMIDGDIEKRKIWARVLESRQQKGLPYILFSDNVNRNKPQVYKDLGMTINASNLCSEIMLPSSKEESFICCLSSMNLELYDEWKDTDAVKLAIYFLDAVLSEFIEKTEGNYYLTGARNFALRHRALGLGVLGYHSYLQKNMIPFESFEATQFNARAFRQIKEQSIAASQELANIYGEPELLKGYGMRNTTTMAIAPTTSSSAILGQTSPGIEPFASNYYKAGLAKGNFMRKNKYLAKLLQEKGLDNEETWRTIMLNHGSVQHLNELTEEEKAVFKTFREISPMEIISQAAQRQQYIDQAQSLNLQIPSTMPVKDVNYLYIEAWKKGVKTLYYQRSSSVSKEMMVNFVTCSSCEA
- the lipA gene encoding lipoyl synthase, giving the protein MNEAIIDTTVQKPKWIRVKLPTGKNYRELRTLVDKYKLNTICQSGSCPNMGECWGEGTATFMILGNICTRSCGFCGVKTGKPLDVNWDEPEKVARSIKLMKIKHAVLTSVDRDDLKDMGSILWAETVNAVRRISPGTTMETLIPDFQGITKHIDRLIEVAPEVISHNMETVKRLTREVRIQAKYERSLEVLRYMKEAGQNRTKTGLMLGLGEERDEVFQTIEDIRNANVDVITIGQYLQPTKKHLPVKKFITPEEFNEFGDFARSLGFRHVESSPLVRSSYHAEKHIH
- a CDS encoding histidine kinase dimerization/phosphoacceptor domain -containing protein gives rise to the protein MMKIYTVLFILIFYSAAFGQNGFKELKDKVEQKIIHSQNREALALINSNYSNFRGDQKTELDVIKMEILNELALVDEAFSLSQDILSKPNLPVELKLRTHLQRALIFETAMNNRSCKEEINKAESLLSNNPDLKPAHYTYFLLRQASYYRVFGDHKKAFQIAVEAEKYAEEVNDNKNGAMLNISLGYSSFEKPGAALQYFQKALRLYKNYENYSGMAAMYNNISEFYIGQDDYKSANRYSDSAVALVPKVEIFYIVGQVHNTKSKILEHQKNYLAAFNHYKIATEWNEKTNVEQRDLKVQELDLLYNSQKNKIRQAELENDMVSTKKWNSLLTLLISLLVIFILLLLYSLRLLSKTKKKIEFQKQSIFAKNAVLKRNVQEKEFLVRELNHRVKNNLAVILSLIGFQKDETQNVLYKHKIEQLYLRINTIALGHNLFSYNMNSFEKSTVEIKEYSEKIFESHIAGFPKELQIQNDLQEILLPVDKGLSYGLLLNELVTNSLKHAAPAQGQPLKISLNVEENNGVAYMKYCDNGVFFGINDDTNSMGHFIIDAMVQQLDGTFEREDSCYRIVFSVDGKASPGAEKIISVKR
- a CDS encoding DUF72 domain-containing protein; this encodes MKFGQVEDPSNIDFTLPKDHQKTAEILKKSKSRNLEISIGCAKWNKTDLKGFYPKGTKDELTYYGKQFNSIELNATFYGMPSPDQVQTWKEKTPADFKFFPKITNTVSHFRRLLNITDVVTQFATAVLNFDEKLGMVFLQLHDNFKPKDYERLEKFVQEWPKEVPLAIELRNNEWFTDQEIFNKICDLFEKHKITNIIVDTAGRRDMLHMRLTTPVAFIRYVGANAESDYTRLDDWIERIKTWKEEGLEKLYFFVHQNIEKASPLLSAYFIENLNKEFGTSIHIPEMAEVKNKF